The Megalobrama amblycephala isolate DHTTF-2021 linkage group LG13, ASM1881202v1, whole genome shotgun sequence genome contains a region encoding:
- the thbs3a gene encoding thrombospondin-3a — MKVWVSLFVLMFVRSTESAQKQDVPVIDVLSLEDVKQTVAAVEKVSLALKTLSDVYVLSTFRLPPKLGGVLLGLYNKQDNKKYLEVAIMSKINKVLVRYVREDGKLHTVNLQSPNVADGRPQSVILRVGGLRRDYLSLELYVNCRLADSAQRLPPLVSLPRDTELVEIRNGHKAYSRMQGSVESLKLALGGTVAQAGALTDCPFQGDASSYNIVNGEVNSILGDHTKALIGQLIIFNQILGELREDIREQVKEMSLVRNAILECQMCGFHEPRSRCQPSPCFKGVACMETFDFPGYSCGPCPEGMTGNGTHCKDIDECAEAQPCYTPSACVNTAKGFTCESCPPGLWGPPLSGVGVEYAKSQRQECSDIDECLDLANACTPNSICINTIGSYRCGQCKVGYVGNQTAGCFPRNSCASLSFNPCDTNAHCIIQRNGDVTCACNVGWAGNGHTCGKDTDIDGYPDRSLPCMDNDKHCKQDNCVFTPNSGQEDADNDGIGDQCDEDADGDGIKNVEDNCRLVSNKDQQNSDTDSFGDACDNCPTVPNIDQKDTDNNGEGDACDEDIDGDGIQNVLDNCPKVPNPMQTDRDRDGVGDACDSCPEISNPMQTDVDNDLVGDVCDTNQDTDGDGHQDTRDNCPDIPNSSQLDSDNDGIGDDCDEDDDNDGIPDNYAINGMGPDNCRLISNPNQKDSDSNGVGDVCENDFDNDAVLDFIDVCPESAEVTLTDFRAYQTVILDPEGDAQIDPNWVVLNQGMEIVQTMNSDPGLAVGYTAFNGVDFEGTFHVNTVTDDDYAGFIFGYQDSSSFYVVMWKQTEQTYWQSVPFRAMAEPSLQLKAVKSRTGPGEFLRNALWHTGDTDGEVKLLWKDPRNVGWQDKTSYRWQLSHRPQVGYIRVKLYEGTEMVADSNVLIDTSMRGGRLGVFCFSQENIIWSNLRYRCNDTVPEDFSSHRQQVLMHIKV; from the exons ATGAAAGTTTGGGTCAGTCTATTCGTGTTGATGTTCGTCCGGTCCACAGAGAGCGCACAGAAACAAGACGTGCCGG tgaTAGATGTGTTGAGTTTGGAGGATGTGAAGCAGACCGTGGCCGCAGTGGAGAAGGTCTCTTTAGCTCTAAAGACTCTCAGTGATGTGTATGTGTTGTCTACGTTTCGCCTGCCTCCTAAACTGGGTGGAGTTCTGCTGGGCCTCTACAACAAGCAGGATAACAAGAAATACCTGGAGGTTGCCATCATGAGCAAGATTAACAAAG ttctGGTCCGGTATGTTCGTGAAGACGGGAAGCTGCACACAGTAAACTTGCAGAGCCCCAATGTGGCAGACGGACGGCCTCAGTCTGTTATTCTACGAGTCGGTGGCCTGCGCAGAGACTACCTGAGCCTCGAGCTCTATGTGAACTGCCGTCTGGCTGACTCCGCCCAGCGACTGCCTCCATTGGTCTCTTTGCCCAGAGACACTGAGCTGGTGGAGATTCGTAATGGCCACAAGGCATACTCTCGGATGCAG GGTTCAGTGGAGTCCCTTAAACTGGCACTAGGTGGCACTGTTGCCCAGGCTGGAGCTCTCACCGACTGCCCCTTTCAGGGAGACGCCTCTTCATATAACATAG TGAACGGTGAGGTTAATTCTATTCTTG GTGACCACACTAaagctctgattggccagctgATCATCTTTAATCAGATTTTGGGAGAGCTGAGAGAGGACATCAGAGAAcag GTGAAAGAAATGTCTCTTGTCAGGAATGCTATTCTGGAGTGCCAGATGTGTG GATTTCATGAGCCACGTTCACGCTGTCAGCCCAGTCCTTGCTTTAAGGGCGTGGCCTGCATGGAGACGTTCGATTTCCCAGGGTACAGCTGTGGGCCCTGTCCGGAGGGAATGACAGGGAACGGCACACACTGTAAGGATATAGATGAG TGTGCAGAGGCTCAGCCATGTTATACACCAAGCGCGTGTGTCAACACAGCAAAAGGTTTTACCTGTGAGTCCTGTCCACCCGGGCTATGGGGTCCACCTCTCTCTGGAGTCGGTGTGGAATATGCTAAGAGTCAACGCCAG GAATGCTCTGACATCGATGAATGTCTTGATTTGGCCAATGCCTGCACACCCAACTCCATCTGCATCAACACCATT GGATCATATCGATGCGGTCAGTGCAAAGTTGGATATGTTGGGAATCAGACAGCTGGATGTTTCCCTCGGAATTCATGCGCTTCGCTCAGTTTCAACCCCTGTGACACTAACGCTCACTGCATCATTCAGCGGAACGGCGACGTCACCTGTGCT TGTAATGTTGGATGGGCTGGTAATGGTCACACTTGTGGGAAGGACACAGATATTGACGGCTATCCAGACCGCTCCTTGCCCTGCATGGACAATGACAAACACTGCAAACAG GACAACTGTGTCTTCACACCTAACTCTGGGCAGGAAGATGCAGATAATGATGGGATCGGAGACCAGTGTGATGAGGATGCCGATGGAGATGGAATAAAGAACGTAGAG GATAACTGTCGGTTGGTGTCCAATAAAGATCAGCAGAACTCTGATACAGATTCATTCGGTGACGCGTGCGATAACTGTCCCACCGTTCCCAACATTGACCAGAAAGATACTGATAATAATGGAGAGGGAGACGCTTGCGATGAAGACATCGATGGAGATG GAATCCAGAATGTGCTGGATAACTGTCCCAAAGTGCCGAACCCAATGCAAACAGACCGGGACAGAGACGGAGTGGGTGATGCATGTGACAGCTGTCCTGAGATCAGCAACCCCATGCAG ACAGATGTAGACAATGACTTAGTCGGGGATGTTTGTGACACCAACCAAGACAC TGATGGAGACGGACACCAGGACACTCGAGATAACTGCCCCGACATTCCAAACAGCTCTCAACTGGACTCGGATAACGACGGCATCGGAGATGACTGTGACGAAGACGATGATAACGACGGGATCCCGGACAATTATGCCATCAACGGCATGGGACCCGATAACTGCAGACTCATTTCCAACCCCAACCAGAAAGACTCGGACA GTAACGGAGTCGGTGACGTATGCGAGAATGACTTTGACAATGATGCGGTACTGGATTTTATTGACGTGTGTCCAGAAAGTGCTGAAGTCACACTCACAGATTTCAGAGCCTATCAGACGGTCATTCTAGACCCGGAGGGTGACGCTCAGATCGACCCGAACTGGGTGGTGCTCAATCAG GGTATGGAGATTGTTCAAACCATGAACAGTGACCCGGGCTTGGCAGTGG GTTACACAGCGTTTAACGGCGTGGACTTCGAAGGAACTTTTCACGTTAACACAGTGACTGATGACGACTACGCCGGCTTCATTTTTGGCTATCAGGATTCCTCTAGTTTCTATGTGGTAATGTGGAAGCAGACCGAACAGACATATTGGCAGTCGGTCCCATTCAGGGCCATGGCTGAACCGAGCCTGCAGCTCAAG GCAGTAAAGTCTCGTACAGGCCCCGGTGAATTTCTTCGTAATGCTCTGTGGCACACGGGGGATACGGATGGAGAGGTGAAACTGCTGTGGAAAGACCCACGAAATGTCGGCTGGCAAGATAAAACTTCGTACCGGTGGCAGCTCAGCCACCGACCACAGGTCGGCTACATCAG